The DNA region GGACAAGAGGAAAGGATCCGTTCATTGGCACAAGCTGAGTCCGTCTGTCCCGGGCTTTCGACTGAAACGGCACTCGACCGCTGCGAAGCCATTCGGACACAACTCCAGAGCGCCAATCTGTTCGGCTCAGCTCCGTCATGGCGAGTCAGCCCCTGCCCGTTTTACCTGTCTACCGATCAATTGCAGTTCTTCACCGAGCTGGGGCCACATCTGCTCGCGTTCTATCGAGGGATGAATCGGCTTTACCAGGAGAGCGTCAAAGGAGCTCAACCGACATGGGTCGCCAAGTACCTCGACCAAGGGAAACCGGAAGCGCTCATACAGTATAGCCGGATGAAGCGGTTTCGCGATGCGCTGCCCGCCGTCATCAGGCCGGACATCATTCCGACGCAGGATGGTATGGTGATCACCGAGCTCGATTCGGTGCCTGGAGGCATTGGACTCACAGCCTGCCTGACTCAGCTCTATCACGACCTTGAGCCCAATCAATCCAGCCTCGTCGGAGGACGGAATGGGATGGCCCATGGGTTTGCCAGGATGCTGAAAACCATTCAACAGCAACGCGAAGGGTGCATTGCTATCCTCGTTTCAGAAGAATCCAAGGACTATCGTCCGGAAATGTCTTGGCTGGCTGCTCAGCTCCGAAACGAAGGAGTTCCCACCTGGTGCATTGAACCTCGTGAGGTGATCTTTACAGAAGAAGGTCTTCGGTGTCGTCCCGACGGCAAGGAGCACACGATTGCTGTCCTCTATCGGTTTTATGAGCTATTCGACTTGTTGAATATTCCCAAGGCCGAGCTCATCCAATACGCCGGGAAAAAAGATCGAGTCTCTATTACCCCTCCCTATAAACCGGCCCTTGAGGAGAAATCGGCTTTTGCGCTTCTCCATCACCCTATCTTGAGACCGTTCTGGGAACACGCACTGGGCTCCGACTGTTTGCGACATCTGCAAACGACTATGCCCAAGACTTGGCTGCTCGACCCAACTCCCCTCCCGGCCATCGCAACGATTCCAGACCTGTCCGTGGGAGGGCACTCGGTAGCACAATGGACAGCACTCGAAGGGGCGACACAAAAAGAACGCCATTTTGTCATCAAACCATCAGGATTTTCTGAGCTCGCGTGGGGAAGCCGAGGTGTCTCGATCGGACATGATCTTTCTCAGACCGAATGGAACCAGGCGCTTCGCACCGCACTCGCCGCCTTCCCGACGACGCCTTACATCCTGCAGGAATTCCATAAGGGTCGATTGTTTGACATGGATTTCATGGATGATGCCTCTCAGACCATGGTCCGCATGTCGGGTCGCGCTCGACTTTCCCCCTATTATTTTGTGTCCGATGGAACGGTTGAACTCGCCGGTATTCTGGCTACCGTCTGTCCGTCCGATAAAAAGATTCTTCATGGGATGAAGGACGCCATTATGGTCCCCTGTGCCGTTCGACCGGAGTAATACACGCCTTGTCTTCTCCCATAAATTGACCGTTTCACTTTCTCACTTTTCCTGGTAGCCTTATGCGAACATGGCCATGACGCTCTTTCATGTCGACTGGTGTCCAGACTGTCTTGTGGTTCGCCGCAAGCTGACCGACTTGGGAGTGACCTATGACGCCGTCGTTGTGCCGGACAGCAGACGCATGCGCACGCAGGTGTATGAGGTTTCCGGTCAATACTATGTGCCCGTCCTGAAGGACGGAGATCTCGTCCTGACGGAAACCGCCGATATTCTGACCTATCTCGACGAGCGAGCCAAAGCGGACAACACAGGAATTCCGGCATCCACACAGTTTCAATCGCAAGCCCGGACAACACCCGACGAACCAAGCCCAGACGACGAGCATCCGTCTTGCCGGATCACCTGATCACCCAAGGACCTTTTATGGAAGACTGGCAGAAAGTCCTGGCAAAGAGCATCGTGAAGCCCAAAGACCTGGCCAAGCGGTTCGGCCTGGATGAACAAGAGATCGAAGCCATTGTCGGTCCCTACCCCATGCGCATTACGCCGACTGTCCTCGAGACAATCAAGTCGAAGGATGACGCGATCTGGAAACAGGTGGTTCCAGATATCACGGAATTAGACGACATCGCGGCGGACGACGATCCGCTCGAAGAAGACCTCATGAGCCCGGTGCCCCACCTGGTGCATCGCTACCCGGATCGCGTGTTGCTCATGGTGACCAACCAATGTCCGATCTACTGTCGGTTCTGCACCAGAAAACGATTGGTCGGGAAACCCGGTTTTCTGAAAAAGGGTGAGCTGGACCGTGCGATTCAGTACCTGCGTGAACATAACGAGGTCCGTGATGTCATCCTGTCGGGAGGGGACCCCCTCCTGCTGCCCGATCATCTCCTTGATCGAATCCTGAAAGCGCTTCGGACAATTCCCCACTTGGAGCTCATACGGATCGGCTCACGAGTCCCCGGCAGTTTACCTCAGCGCATCACGTCTCGACTCTGTGAAATCGTCAAACAGTACCACCCGATCTACATGAATCTGCATTTCAACCATCCCGATGAGCTGACACCGGACGTGAAGGCTGCCTGTGGTCGTCTCGCTGATGCCGGCGTTCCACTCGGCTCCCAAACCGTCCTCCTCAAAGGCGTGAATGACGATCCGGAGATTATGAAGCAACTGGTCCATCAGCTTCTTCTTGCGCGAGTGAAACCCTATTATCTCTATCAGGCTGACTTGACCAAGGGAACGAACCATTTCCGCACAACGGTCGAAACGGGACTCAGGATCATCAAGGCGCTGCAAGGGCATACCAGCGGCATGGCCGTCCCTCACTTTGTGATTGATGCGCCGGGAGGAGGAGGCAAGATTCCTTTGTTGCCCGACAACTACCTGGTGCATCTGGATGAGGACGGGGCCGTTCTCCGCAACTACGAGAACAAGACCTTCCACTACCCCCAACCAAAGGCAGACGGTCGACGGGAACTCCCCATGGTTGGTGTAGGTTCCGCTGTCGACCAGACCGAAGAAGCCTATGCGACTTGCGGGGACAGCTATCCCGATCGCGACGGCTACGCCATGTGGGGAAACAGCTGCGGCGGAGATGCGGACGAGCTGTGACGACTCATTCACCCCGATCCGGGATTTTTCCCTATCAAGACATCAGGCGGTTGATCGCCAGCGGCGCCATCAGTGCCGCTCCAGCGATTGAAGACCGACAGATTCAACCAGCCAGTCTCGACCTCCGTCTCGGCCGCAAAGCCTACCGATTGATCAGCAGTTTCTTGCCGGAACTATCGGCGATCTCCTCCCGCTTGAATGTCATGGATTTCTATCAGTCGGATCTCGTGATGTACGAAATGGATCTGAGCGACGGCGCCATTCTCGAAAAAGGCCACGTCTATCTTGTTCCATTACTGGAAGAATTGGCGCTCCCTAAAACGATCCGTGCACGGGCGAATCCGAAGAGCACAACCGGTCGCCTGGATGTGTTCACCCGCGTGGTGACGGATCTCACTTCGGGATTCGATGAAATCCGAGCAGGCTATCAAGGGCAACTATTCCTCGAAGTAGTTCCCCGCTCATTTGCCATCAAAGTTCGTACCGGACAGTCGCTGAACCAAGTCCGATTTGTGCGTGGCGAGGCGACGGTTTCAGACCGGTCCCTTCATGCCCTCCACCGGACGACGCCGTTGCTGTATCACAACGTGGCGCCCACGAAGCGCATAGGCAATCAAGATGTTCGTGCTGAACGGGGTCTGTTCCTTCGCATTGATCTCACCGGTGGGGATCAGCGAGATTCCCGCGTGATCGGATACCGGGCGAAGAAGAATAGTCATGTCATTGACCTCGCCAAAGTGGGACATTATGCTGCAGCTGACTTCTGGGAGCCGCTCTACCGGCATCGTCACGACAGCTTGCTATTGGAGCCGGAAGAGTTTTATATCCTTGTGTCTAAAGAGCGCATCCGAGTGCCTCCCGGCTATGCCGCGGAAATGGTGGCGTACGAAGCAGCCTGTGGTGAGCTCCGGACCCACTATGCAGGGTTTTTCGACCCGGGCTTTGGGTATGGGTCAAAAGGTGAGATCAAAGGCACACAGGTCGTCTTGGAGGTTCGTCCGCACGACGTGCCGTTTTTGATCCACGATGGACAAACGTTTTTTAAAGTTCTCTATGAAGCCATGATGACGAACCCGATACAGCTCTATGGATCAGGCTTAGGCTCTTCCTATCAACGGCAGGCCCTCACGCTCAGCAAACATTTCAAGATCTAACCTATGGCGCCATCCGATTTCCCTTCTCATCATGAGGCCCCCGAACGTTCGTCGCCATCCACCGAACCGGAGGAGCCACCCGAAAACTCCGAACACCAAGTCCACGTCATCGGGCTGATGGTCGGCACCGCACTGATGTTTATCGGATTTCTCAATGTGTTTCT from Candidatus Nitrospira nitrosa includes:
- a CDS encoding glutathione S-transferase N-terminal domain-containing protein, with the translated sequence MAMTLFHVDWCPDCLVVRRKLTDLGVTYDAVVVPDSRRMRTQVYEVSGQYYVPVLKDGDLVLTETADILTYLDERAKADNTGIPASTQFQSQARTTPDEPSPDDEHPSCRIT
- a CDS encoding KamA family radical SAM protein, with protein sequence MEDWQKVLAKSIVKPKDLAKRFGLDEQEIEAIVGPYPMRITPTVLETIKSKDDAIWKQVVPDITELDDIAADDDPLEEDLMSPVPHLVHRYPDRVLLMVTNQCPIYCRFCTRKRLVGKPGFLKKGELDRAIQYLREHNEVRDVILSGGDPLLLPDHLLDRILKALRTIPHLELIRIGSRVPGSLPQRITSRLCEIVKQYHPIYMNLHFNHPDELTPDVKAACGRLADAGVPLGSQTVLLKGVNDDPEIMKQLVHQLLLARVKPYYLYQADLTKGTNHFRTTVETGLRIIKALQGHTSGMAVPHFVIDAPGGGGKIPLLPDNYLVHLDEDGAVLRNYENKTFHYPQPKADGRRELPMVGVGSAVDQTEEAYATCGDSYPDRDGYAMWGNSCGGDADEL
- a CDS encoding 2'-deoxycytidine 5'-triphosphate deaminase → MTTHSPRSGIFPYQDIRRLIASGAISAAPAIEDRQIQPASLDLRLGRKAYRLISSFLPELSAISSRLNVMDFYQSDLVMYEMDLSDGAILEKGHVYLVPLLEELALPKTIRARANPKSTTGRLDVFTRVVTDLTSGFDEIRAGYQGQLFLEVVPRSFAIKVRTGQSLNQVRFVRGEATVSDRSLHALHRTTPLLYHNVAPTKRIGNQDVRAERGLFLRIDLTGGDQRDSRVIGYRAKKNSHVIDLAKVGHYAAADFWEPLYRHRHDSLLLEPEEFYILVSKERIRVPPGYAAEMVAYEAACGELRTHYAGFFDPGFGYGSKGEIKGTQVVLEVRPHDVPFLIHDGQTFFKVLYEAMMTNPIQLYGSGLGSSYQRQALTLSKHFKI